The following proteins are encoded in a genomic region of Mobula hypostoma chromosome 23, sMobHyp1.1, whole genome shotgun sequence:
- the mif gene encoding macrophage migration inhibitory factor isoform X1: MPTFVLSTNLSRSNIPDVLAEEITALLSEQMGKPQKYIAVHIVPDQLMHFGGSSDPCALASLSSIGKINNKQNKHYSRLLFELVNKHLHISADRMYITFQDLNPANVGWDNSTFG; the protein is encoded by the exons ATGCCGACTTTTGTCCTGAGCACGAATCTGAGCCGCTCGAACATCCCGGACGTGCTGGCAGAGGAGATCACGGCCCTGCTGAGTGAACAAATGGGAAAGCCTCAGAAG TATATCGCAGTGCACATTGTGCCCGACCAGTTGATGCATTTCGGTGGATCCTCGGATCCCTGTGCCCTTGCCTCTTTATCCAGCATTGGCAAAATCAACAACAAGCAGAACAAGCACTACTCCAGACTGCTGTTTGAATTGGTGAACAAGCACTTGCACATTTCTGCTGACAG GATGTACATCACTTTCCAGGATCTGAATCCCGCTAATGTTGGCTGGGATAACTCCACCTTTGGCTAG
- the mif gene encoding macrophage migration inhibitory factor isoform X2, whose protein sequence is MVKSSVEADYTKIDVSDASSQKGRVKYIAVHIVPDQLMHFGGSSDPCALASLSSIGKINNKQNKHYSRLLFELVNKHLHISADRMYITFQDLNPANVGWDNSTFG, encoded by the exons ATGGTGAAGTCCTCAGTGGAGGCTGATTACACAAAGATAGATGTCAGTGATGCAAGCAGCCAGAAGGGAAGAGTTAAG TATATCGCAGTGCACATTGTGCCCGACCAGTTGATGCATTTCGGTGGATCCTCGGATCCCTGTGCCCTTGCCTCTTTATCCAGCATTGGCAAAATCAACAACAAGCAGAACAAGCACTACTCCAGACTGCTGTTTGAATTGGTGAACAAGCACTTGCACATTTCTGCTGACAG GATGTACATCACTTTCCAGGATCTGAATCCCGCTAATGTTGGCTGGGATAACTCCACCTTTGGCTAG